The following is a genomic window from Amycolatopsis australiensis.
TTGCGGGTCCCCGCGGTGACCAGGCCCTCGATGGGCTTGCGCAGCCCCGCCCGGTCGACGACCTTGCTCCCGGCCAGCCGGGTCAGCGCGGAAAGGCCCCAGCCCATCGCGTCCCGTTTCCTTGGCGCAGCCATGTGGCCCTCCATCCCGTTACCTACTCGCCAGTAGGTTAACGTGCGGGACGGCGTCGCGCCAGTGTGGGGTCAGTTACGAGTGAGCTGGGCCGAGATCTCTCACAGTTCGCGGGCGGCGCCGGGATCGGTCCGGCGTCGCTCGAGCCGGGGCCGGCCACCCGACCGGCCGCCGGGGCCGATGTAGGCGTCACCCGGGATGTCTCCGGTCGCGGCGAACAGGATCGGCAGCGCGCCGTACTCCGCCTTCTTCTGCGCGATGACCGGGTAAAGCGCTTTCAGCGCGAAGGCCCGGACGCCGCTGTAGTGCCGGTCGAGCCCGGTGCGCGCGACGCCGGGATGGGCGGCGACGGCGAGCACGTCGCGACCGGCCTCGGTGAGACGCCGCTGGAGCTCCTCGGTGAACAGCAGGTTCGCCAGCTTCGACTGGCCGTACGCCCGCGCCGGCGAGTAGCGGCGGCGTTCCCAGTTCAGGTCGTCGAGCCGGAGCTTCCCCAGCCGGGCGAGGTTCGACGAGACCGTGACGACCCGGCCGGTGACGTGCGGCAGCAGCAGGTTCGTCAGCAGGAACGGGCCGAAGTGGTTGACCG
Proteins encoded in this region:
- a CDS encoding SDR family NAD(P)-dependent oxidoreductase, translating into MTTYLITGAGGGLGAITARELAATGARVVLAVRDPARVTPPPGDTEVRRLDLADLASVREFAAGWSGGLDVLINNAGVMAVPYGRTRDGFETHMAVNHFGPFLLTNLLLPHVTGRVVTVSSNLARLGKLRLDDLNWERRRYSPARAYGQSKLANLLFTEELQRRLTEAGRDVLAVAAHPGVARTGLDRHYSGVRAFALKALYPVIAQKKAEYGALPILFAATGDIPGDAYIGPGGRSGGRPRLERRRTDPGAAREL